A DNA window from Streptomyces asoensis contains the following coding sequences:
- a CDS encoding DUF4383 domain-containing protein, whose product MKLSDELPLDHRLATVYRYGAAFCGLVLLVFGTLGFADRLSPFDTDGRHLAGMSTNGVLSLISVVVGLVLIAGAIVGGNFASTLNMVVGSLFLLSGFVHVFILDRSANVLDFGMINVMFSFVMGLIILTFGMYGRVSSKLSHDNPYWRRRHPREAAKESLKRRRQALDPMTHGARPTVGSASGAGAGAGAPKASLRG is encoded by the coding sequence ATGAAACTCAGCGACGAGTTGCCCCTCGACCACCGGCTGGCCACCGTCTACCGCTACGGAGCCGCCTTCTGCGGCCTCGTCCTGCTGGTCTTCGGGACTCTCGGGTTCGCCGACCGGCTGAGCCCGTTCGACACGGACGGCCGCCATCTCGCCGGTATGTCGACCAACGGCGTCCTGAGCCTGATCTCCGTGGTCGTCGGCCTGGTCCTCATCGCCGGCGCGATCGTCGGCGGCAACTTCGCTTCGACGCTCAACATGGTGGTCGGCTCGCTGTTCCTGCTGAGCGGATTCGTCCACGTCTTCATCCTGGACCGGTCGGCCAACGTGCTCGACTTCGGCATGATCAACGTGATGTTCAGCTTCGTCATGGGGCTGATCATCCTCACCTTCGGCATGTACGGCCGGGTCTCCAGCAAGCTGTCCCACGACAACCCGTACTGGCGCCGCCGCCACCCGCGCGAGGCGGCCAAGGAGTCCCTGAAGCGGCGTCGGCAGGCACTGGATCCGATGACCCACGGCGCGCGCCCCACGGTCGGATCCGCATCGGGTGCCGGTGCCGGTGCCGGTGCGCCGAAGGCGTCCCTGCGAGGCTGA
- a CDS encoding PQQ-binding-like beta-propeller repeat protein, translating into MTTEQVEGKVRETLHAVALDGVRAPGDLVEKVMRRRARRRAALAAGSVAAVAAIAAGAALGFGGDGAPQDRPPRPAVSPTAEKATPPDGWQPWRSDVPGAGERGCLVDGSALYCAGSAYDAAKFDAGTGERLWTVKVNREGDGIDHPFAVLEGVVFAYRNHTSHNQLDGDYAGGTDLMAVDAAGGKVLWTAQMPQDDRTGQAAMVIDGAVLANTPSLRTVSALDPRTGQKKWSHSWDKGTVCQRAALGGVPYLLCSLDTEKPAVTDVVRLDPASGRAVKVTTLPGRQELMGTSEDRMFLFHTDDPTATAGGEGRVTVLNGSGQRTSHPYRVQGQAATSAIVGDRLITVSFAGKASAYSLTTGRVLWSRPAGVDVPDRNAMPGMASPVGSAQLGVVYFLGPGGDVSALDLRTGAQLWRDHVDLGTPGPGLRGAPQMLLYGDALIARNESKLVSFLPRIGD; encoded by the coding sequence ATGACCACGGAACAGGTGGAGGGCAAGGTCCGGGAGACGCTGCACGCGGTGGCCCTGGACGGGGTGCGGGCACCTGGGGACCTGGTCGAGAAGGTGATGCGGCGGCGCGCCAGGCGCCGTGCCGCCCTGGCCGCCGGGTCAGTGGCGGCCGTCGCCGCGATCGCCGCCGGGGCGGCACTCGGCTTCGGGGGAGACGGCGCACCACAGGACCGCCCCCCGCGGCCCGCGGTGTCCCCGACGGCGGAGAAGGCGACACCGCCCGACGGCTGGCAGCCGTGGCGGAGCGACGTCCCCGGCGCCGGTGAACGCGGCTGTCTGGTGGACGGCTCCGCGCTGTACTGCGCCGGATCCGCCTACGACGCCGCGAAGTTCGACGCCGGTACCGGCGAACGGCTGTGGACGGTGAAGGTCAATCGCGAAGGCGACGGGATCGACCATCCGTTCGCCGTGCTCGAGGGGGTGGTGTTCGCCTACCGCAATCACACCTCGCACAACCAGCTGGACGGCGACTACGCGGGCGGCACCGATCTGATGGCGGTGGACGCCGCCGGCGGCAAGGTGCTGTGGACGGCGCAGATGCCGCAGGACGACCGCACCGGCCAGGCGGCCATGGTGATCGACGGCGCGGTGCTCGCGAACACGCCTTCGCTGCGCACCGTGTCGGCGCTCGACCCGCGCACCGGTCAGAAGAAGTGGAGTCACAGCTGGGACAAGGGAACCGTGTGCCAGCGGGCCGCGCTGGGCGGTGTGCCCTACCTCCTGTGCTCGCTCGACACCGAGAAGCCGGCCGTTACCGACGTCGTCCGGCTCGACCCCGCCTCCGGCCGCGCGGTGAAGGTCACTACCCTCCCGGGCAGGCAGGAGCTCATGGGGACCTCGGAGGACCGGATGTTCCTGTTCCACACGGACGACCCGACCGCCACGGCCGGCGGCGAGGGACGGGTGACAGTTCTGAACGGATCCGGACAGCGGACCTCCCACCCGTACCGGGTCCAGGGGCAGGCGGCGACGTCCGCGATCGTCGGGGACCGGCTGATCACCGTCTCGTTCGCGGGCAAGGCCTCGGCCTACTCCCTGACCACGGGAAGGGTCCTGTGGTCGCGGCCCGCGGGCGTCGACGTGCCCGACCGGAACGCGATGCCCGGCATGGCGTCTCCCGTGGGTTCGGCGCAGCTGGGAGTCGTGTACTTCCTCGGTCCCGGCGGAGACGTCTCGGCACTCGATCTGCGCACGGGCGCCCAGCTCTGGCGCGACCACGTCGACCTCGGCACACCGGGGCCCGGCTTGCGGGGCGCGCCCCAAATGCTGCTGTACGGGGACGCGTTGATCGCCAGGAACGAGAGCAAGCTCGTCTCCTTCCTCCCGCGGATCGGCGACTGA
- a CDS encoding SigE family RNA polymerase sigma factor — protein MKASSHDEFREFVAARSTALLRLAVLLTGGDQHAAEDLLQIALMKAYGRWAHIDQHEAYIRQVMYRQQVSRWRLRRHRAETTVPVLPEPGTDSDAGTGAELRIALWAALGRLTKRQRAVVVLRYFEDLPEGEVAALLGCPVGTVRSTTYRTLAKLRALVPELGPEGVAEEAQPLSYTPKGVRG, from the coding sequence ATGAAGGCCTCGAGTCACGACGAGTTCCGCGAGTTCGTAGCCGCGCGTTCCACCGCGCTGCTGCGGCTCGCGGTACTGCTCACCGGCGGGGACCAACACGCCGCGGAGGACTTACTGCAGATCGCGCTGATGAAAGCGTACGGACGCTGGGCGCACATCGACCAGCACGAGGCGTACATCCGCCAGGTCATGTACCGCCAGCAGGTGAGCCGCTGGCGGCTGCGCAGGCACCGGGCCGAGACGACGGTGCCCGTCCTGCCCGAGCCCGGTACGGATTCGGACGCCGGGACGGGCGCCGAACTGCGCATCGCGCTGTGGGCGGCGCTCGGCCGGCTGACGAAGCGGCAGCGGGCGGTCGTCGTGCTGCGCTACTTCGAGGACCTGCCGGAGGGGGAGGTCGCCGCCCTCCTGGGATGCCCGGTCGGCACCGTCCGCAGCACGACGTACCGGACGCTCGCCAAGCTCCGCGCGCTCGTGCCGGAACTCGGGCCCGAAGGCGTCGCGGAAGAGGCCCAGCCGCTCAGCTACACGCCCAAGGGGGTACGGGGATGA
- a CDS encoding ATP-binding protein — protein MTDAPEPARTTRLPIDSDADLVWVRQRVRQAATALGFGLVQQTKLVTAASELARNTLVHGGGGHVDLTPLHQKPPGLRLAFVDTGPGIDDLERAMTDGCTSGGGLGLGLSGARRLVQEFSLDSRPGHGTTVTVVARVCGVPAPRQAPG, from the coding sequence GTGACCGATGCCCCCGAGCCCGCCAGGACGACCAGGCTGCCCATCGACTCGGACGCGGACCTCGTCTGGGTGCGGCAGCGGGTCCGGCAGGCGGCGACCGCCCTGGGTTTCGGCCTGGTGCAGCAGACCAAGCTGGTCACCGCGGCCAGTGAACTCGCCCGCAACACCCTCGTCCACGGCGGGGGTGGGCATGTGGACCTCACACCTCTGCACCAGAAGCCCCCGGGTCTGCGACTGGCCTTCGTCGACACCGGCCCCGGCATCGACGACCTGGAACGTGCGATGACCGACGGCTGCACCTCCGGCGGTGGCCTGGGCCTCGGCCTGAGCGGCGCCAGACGCCTGGTGCAGGAGTTCAGCCTGGACAGCCGCCCGGGCCACGGCACCACCGTCACCGTCGTCGCGCGAGTCTGCGGAGTGCCCGCGCCCCGGCAGGCACCCGGATGA
- a CDS encoding MerR family transcriptional regulator, with the protein MANQVSSRTAPASPEGPASAAATASTAVPAYETDADADADVSAEPVEAGVTTGSLARMLGVSPTTLRSWDRRYGLGPAVRAQGRQRRWSTRDVAMVKAMCQLTATGVPPAEAARAVIEQARGDHGAAPSASDATAPAAAPALDPAPASARNPAPGSDGSPPSPARTGTGTGRGPSAGASRSPSALPLGSARQECRGLARAAVRLDSPAVHQQLTAAVRDHGLVTAWEEVMAPTLRAVGRKWKSSGDRYVEVEHLLSWHVSTVLRHACFSAPVRQDQDSSPVLLACLPGEQHTLPLEALNAALAEQGVPTLMLSGAVPGEALDGAVRRVGPCAVALWAQSRSTASLPLAQHIASARWGIRGARGHSPVLVCGPGWDRAASRDLLRPAGLRDAVRILVALHTSSRP; encoded by the coding sequence ATGGCGAACCAGGTCTCGTCACGGACCGCACCCGCCTCGCCCGAGGGGCCCGCGTCGGCCGCCGCCACCGCATCGACGGCCGTCCCGGCGTACGAAACCGACGCCGACGCGGACGCCGACGTCAGCGCCGAGCCCGTCGAGGCCGGTGTGACGACGGGCTCCCTGGCCCGCATGCTCGGCGTGTCCCCGACGACGCTCCGTTCCTGGGACCGCCGCTACGGGCTGGGGCCCGCCGTGCGCGCACAGGGTCGTCAGCGGCGCTGGTCCACCCGGGATGTCGCCATGGTGAAGGCGATGTGCCAGCTCACCGCCACCGGAGTGCCGCCCGCGGAGGCCGCCCGGGCCGTCATCGAGCAGGCACGCGGTGATCACGGCGCCGCGCCCTCGGCGAGCGACGCGACCGCTCCCGCCGCAGCCCCGGCCCTCGACCCAGCCCCAGCCTCGGCCCGCAATCCCGCCCCCGGATCCGACGGATCGCCGCCGTCCCCCGCCCGCACAGGCACAGGCACGGGCAGGGGCCCGAGCGCCGGTGCTTCCCGATCCCCGAGCGCGCTGCCGCTCGGCTCCGCCCGTCAGGAGTGCCGTGGCCTGGCGCGCGCAGCCGTCCGTCTGGACTCCCCCGCCGTGCACCAGCAGCTCACGGCCGCCGTGCGCGACCACGGCCTCGTCACGGCGTGGGAGGAGGTCATGGCGCCCACGCTGCGCGCCGTGGGACGCAAGTGGAAGTCCTCGGGCGACCGCTACGTGGAGGTCGAGCACCTTCTGTCGTGGCATGTCTCCACCGTCCTGCGCCACGCCTGCTTCTCCGCGCCGGTGCGCCAGGACCAGGACAGCTCCCCCGTGCTCCTGGCCTGCCTGCCGGGTGAGCAGCACACCCTGCCGCTGGAGGCGCTCAACGCGGCGCTGGCGGAGCAGGGGGTGCCCACGCTGATGCTCAGCGGGGCGGTCCCCGGTGAGGCCCTGGACGGCGCCGTGCGCCGGGTCGGCCCCTGCGCGGTGGCGCTGTGGGCGCAGTCACGGTCCACGGCGAGCCTGCCGCTGGCCCAGCACATCGCGTCGGCCCGCTGGGGGATCCGCGGGGCCCGCGGGCACAGTCCGGTCCTGGTGTGCGGACCGGGCTGGGACCGCGCCGCCTCCCGTGACCTGCTCCGTCCGGCGGGGTTGCGCGACGCCGTACGCATCCTCGTGGCGCTGCACACGTCGTCCCGGCCGTGA
- a CDS encoding endonuclease/exonuclease/phosphatase family protein produces MIVAGFALVGPSASTDALPVKPLPSDAVRRVVPNRVMTWNICNPCGESNVDRAAAIAAYAPQVIGLQEACVRDVEKIRDNLEDLYGLAYHVEYGSVLHNWGRCGGMPWSPGGYGQAILSAAPMTDHVIVEYPDGGSEDRGYMAVTTTVGGRSLRVFNTHLAERRQETVRASQTAVLAAAVARHDRAILLGDFNAVPETPELSRIWALAMDVDEQCRPGLIGTCEATTDWHSKFDYVFLRGILPLGHHVRPTAASDHHLLYADLDLSRG; encoded by the coding sequence ATGATCGTGGCCGGCTTCGCCCTCGTCGGCCCCAGCGCGTCGACCGACGCCCTCCCCGTCAAACCCCTGCCCTCCGACGCCGTCAGGCGCGTCGTGCCGAACCGCGTCATGACGTGGAACATCTGCAACCCCTGCGGGGAGAGCAACGTCGACCGCGCCGCGGCCATCGCCGCCTACGCGCCCCAGGTCATCGGCCTCCAGGAGGCGTGCGTACGGGACGTCGAGAAGATCCGGGACAACCTGGAGGACCTCTACGGCCTGGCGTACCACGTCGAGTACGGGTCGGTGCTGCACAACTGGGGCCGCTGCGGGGGAATGCCGTGGAGCCCCGGCGGCTACGGCCAGGCGATCCTCTCGGCTGCCCCGATGACGGACCACGTGATCGTCGAGTACCCCGACGGCGGATCCGAGGACCGTGGGTACATGGCGGTGACCACCACTGTCGGCGGCCGGTCGCTGCGGGTCTTCAACACGCACCTCGCGGAACGGCGTCAGGAGACCGTCAGGGCCTCCCAGACCGCCGTACTGGCCGCAGCCGTCGCCCGCCACGACCGCGCGATCCTGCTCGGTGACTTCAACGCGGTCCCGGAGACCCCCGAACTCTCCCGCATATGGGCCCTGGCCATGGACGTGGACGAACAGTGCCGTCCCGGGCTCATCGGCACCTGTGAGGCGACCACCGACTGGCACAGCAAGTTCGACTACGTCTTCCTGCGGGGCATCCTCCCGCTCGGACACCACGTGCGCCCCACCGCGGCCTCGGACCACCACCTGCTGTACGCGGACCTGGACCTGAGCCGCGGCTGA
- a CDS encoding PP2C family protein-serine/threonine phosphatase: MNAVNASQPVPSAESQLRATAPHELVSTARRLLTDRVGAEEVTLLLADYALSVLQPVTHLPHTGEPVPAHDGPVGRAFVSQAPVVEVPDGSTPTHVVHLPLTVRGDRLGVLSVRLPEDATDPATVLRLTDFATALAHEVATAGRDTDLYLQARRTRRLTLAAEMQWQLLPGRGCARQEYVIGAHLEPAYTIGGDNFDWSTSADHLTLTVTDGMGQGIDASLLTSLAVGALRNARRAGISLSDQACLADQALFAQYGGKMYASTLLLRFDLDSGTVHAVDAGSPQLYRQRGDTLEQIELEAQLPLGMFEETPYQEQTFHVEPGDRLIVVSSGVHGARAADGGSFGERALRQTLSATRLEHPHEAARAIVSGLMEHFGSRELATDAAVVCLDWIGRTSEA; the protein is encoded by the coding sequence GTGAACGCCGTGAACGCATCCCAACCGGTGCCGTCCGCGGAGAGCCAGCTCCGTGCCACCGCACCCCACGAGCTGGTCTCCACCGCACGCCGCCTCCTGACCGACCGTGTCGGGGCCGAGGAGGTGACCCTGCTGCTCGCCGACTACGCGCTGAGCGTCCTGCAACCGGTCACCCACCTGCCCCACACCGGGGAGCCCGTCCCCGCCCATGACGGGCCCGTCGGACGCGCCTTCGTGAGCCAGGCCCCGGTCGTCGAGGTGCCCGACGGCTCGACTCCCACCCACGTCGTCCATCTGCCCCTGACCGTCCGCGGGGACCGGCTCGGTGTCCTCTCCGTCCGCCTGCCCGAGGACGCGACCGACCCCGCCACCGTCCTGCGGCTCACCGACTTCGCCACCGCGCTCGCCCACGAGGTGGCCACCGCGGGCCGCGACACCGACCTGTACCTCCAGGCCCGCCGCACGCGGCGCCTCACCCTCGCCGCCGAGATGCAGTGGCAGCTGCTGCCCGGCCGCGGCTGCGCCCGCCAGGAGTACGTCATCGGCGCCCACCTGGAGCCCGCGTACACCATCGGCGGCGACAACTTCGACTGGTCCACCAGCGCCGACCACCTCACCCTCACCGTCACCGACGGCATGGGCCAGGGCATAGACGCCTCCCTGCTCACCAGCCTCGCGGTCGGGGCCCTGCGCAACGCGCGCCGCGCCGGAATAAGCCTCTCCGACCAGGCCTGTCTCGCCGACCAGGCCCTCTTCGCGCAGTACGGCGGCAAGATGTACGCCTCGACCCTCCTGCTGCGCTTCGACCTGGACAGCGGCACCGTGCACGCCGTCGACGCGGGCTCGCCCCAGCTCTACCGCCAGCGCGGGGACACCCTCGAACAGATCGAACTCGAAGCGCAGCTCCCCCTCGGCATGTTCGAGGAGACGCCGTACCAGGAGCAGACCTTCCACGTCGAACCGGGCGACCGTCTGATCGTGGTCAGCAGCGGCGTGCACGGCGCGCGCGCCGCCGACGGCGGCTCCTTCGGGGAGCGAGCTCTGCGCCAGACGCTCAGCGCCACACGGCTCGAGCACCCGCACGAGGCCGCGCGCGCCATCGTCTCCGGCCTGATGGAACACTTCGGCAGCCGCGAACTCGCCACCGATGCCGCGGTGGTCTGCCTGGACTGGATCGGCCGGACCTCCGAGGCGTGA
- a CDS encoding cryptochrome/photolyase family protein: MTAHHWLFGDQLGPHFLTPGPDGPDHDAHLVMIEARSVFRRRRFHRAKAHLLLSAMRHRAAELGDRVRYVRADTYREGLREAVGSAPVTVHHPTSRAALRLVKSLDGVRVLPARGFLVPHEDFRAWAGGRQGGRLRQEDFYRWVRRGNDLLMNGDEPAGGRWNHDHDNREPPPKGARTLDAPAPYRPRENDVDDEVRHDLDRWERSGEVSFVGRDGPRLFPASRREARDALRRFVSLRLAGFGPHEDAMLADDPVLSHSLLSSSLNLGLLDPRECVDLAEEAWRRGDAPINSVEGFVRQIAGWREYVWQLYWHFGEEYRRRNALGHRAPLPDWFLELDPEAVTARCLSTVLTQVRDSGWTHHIPRLMLLGSHALQRGWDPAAVTDWFHRSFVDGYDWVMLPNVLGMSQYADGGRMTTKPYTSGGAYVNRMSDFCRPCAYRPTVRTGEDACPYTAGYWAFLHRHRARLEHNPRMSQAVRGLDRLADLDELLAQERRRGDGPP, from the coding sequence GTGACGGCGCACCACTGGCTCTTCGGCGACCAGCTGGGGCCTCACTTCCTCACGCCCGGCCCGGACGGTCCCGACCACGACGCGCACCTCGTGATGATCGAGGCACGGTCCGTCTTCCGGCGCCGCCGCTTCCATCGCGCCAAGGCCCATCTGCTGCTGAGCGCCATGCGGCACCGGGCCGCCGAACTGGGCGACCGGGTCCGGTACGTCCGGGCGGACACGTACCGGGAGGGTCTGCGCGAGGCGGTCGGCTCCGCACCGGTGACGGTGCACCATCCCACCTCCCGCGCGGCACTGCGGCTCGTGAAGAGCCTGGACGGCGTCCGGGTGCTGCCCGCGCGGGGCTTCCTCGTCCCGCACGAGGACTTCCGGGCGTGGGCCGGCGGCCGCCAGGGCGGGCGGCTGCGCCAGGAGGACTTCTACCGCTGGGTACGCCGCGGCAACGACCTGCTGATGAACGGCGACGAACCCGCGGGCGGCCGCTGGAACCACGACCACGACAACCGTGAACCTCCGCCCAAGGGTGCGCGCACCCTGGACGCGCCTGCGCCCTACCGTCCGCGGGAGAACGACGTCGACGACGAGGTGCGCCACGACCTCGACCGGTGGGAACGCTCGGGCGAGGTCTCTTTCGTGGGACGCGACGGGCCGCGGCTCTTCCCTGCCTCACGCCGTGAGGCCCGCGACGCGCTGCGCCGCTTCGTCTCCCTGCGGCTCGCCGGATTCGGCCCGCACGAGGACGCCATGCTCGCGGACGATCCCGTGCTCAGCCACAGTCTGCTGTCGTCGTCGCTCAACCTCGGTCTCCTCGATCCGCGCGAGTGCGTCGACCTCGCCGAGGAGGCCTGGCGCCGCGGCGACGCGCCTATCAACAGCGTCGAGGGGTTCGTGCGCCAGATCGCGGGCTGGCGCGAGTACGTCTGGCAGCTGTACTGGCACTTCGGTGAGGAGTACCGGCGGCGCAACGCGCTGGGGCACCGGGCGCCGCTGCCCGACTGGTTCCTGGAGCTCGACCCGGAGGCCGTCACGGCACGCTGTCTGTCCACGGTCCTCACCCAGGTGCGCGACAGCGGCTGGACGCACCACATCCCGCGGCTGATGCTGCTGGGAAGTCACGCGCTCCAGCGCGGCTGGGACCCGGCGGCGGTCACCGACTGGTTCCACCGCAGCTTCGTCGACGGCTACGACTGGGTGATGCTCCCGAACGTGCTCGGCATGTCCCAGTACGCCGACGGCGGGCGCATGACCACCAAGCCGTACACCTCGGGCGGCGCCTACGTGAACCGGATGAGCGACTTCTGCCGCCCCTGCGCCTACCGCCCGACCGTGCGCACGGGCGAGGACGCCTGTCCGTACACCGCCGGGTACTGGGCCTTCCTGCATCGCCACCGTGCACGGCTGGAGCACAATCCGCGGATGTCCCAGGCGGTACGGGGTCTGGACCGCCTCGCCGATCTGGACGAACTGCTCGCCCAGGAGCGGCGGCGCGGGGACGGGCCGCCCTGA
- a CDS encoding spore-associated protein: MRFTRSVLGATALAALSLGATTALAAPASAAPNTTPQKVCGSGYKTVNSAAVGTLGTVYLAYNATNGNNCVVTIRNNPGLAVDMSSWIYVPATNEGDDDYGRYTSYAGPSYVIGKGYCVDWGGGIANTTVQVTGSNCGSLKEHRTTSTR, translated from the coding sequence ATGCGATTCACCCGTTCCGTCCTGGGAGCCACCGCTCTGGCGGCTCTGTCGCTGGGGGCCACGACCGCCCTCGCGGCACCCGCCTCGGCCGCACCCAACACCACTCCGCAGAAGGTCTGCGGCAGCGGCTACAAGACCGTGAACTCCGCGGCCGTCGGCACCCTGGGCACCGTCTACCTGGCGTACAACGCCACCAACGGCAACAACTGTGTCGTCACCATCCGCAACAACCCCGGCCTCGCGGTGGACATGTCCAGCTGGATCTACGTCCCCGCGACCAACGAGGGCGACGACGACTACGGGCGCTACACCTCGTACGCCGGCCCGTCCTACGTGATCGGCAAGGGCTACTGCGTCGACTGGGGCGGCGGTATCGCCAACACCACCGTCCAGGTGACCGGTTCCAACTGCGGCTCGCTCAAGGAGCACCGGACGACCTCCACCCGCTGA
- a CDS encoding excisionase, with protein sequence MDTPSDWEGRLAHWQNELELFERLDETPWVTLARAEAETGVSRSALRSWYRNGEIRSRLVDGPNGPQRLVQLEAVVERAAASPRIQRRAEREVGLEAQVTLLRHRVDQLELRLAALERK encoded by the coding sequence ATGGACACACCGTCGGACTGGGAGGGCCGGCTCGCGCACTGGCAGAACGAGCTGGAGCTGTTCGAGCGGCTGGACGAGACACCCTGGGTCACGCTGGCCCGGGCGGAGGCCGAGACGGGCGTCTCCCGCTCGGCGCTCCGCTCCTGGTACCGCAACGGCGAGATCCGGTCCCGCCTGGTGGACGGCCCCAACGGGCCGCAACGCCTGGTCCAGCTGGAGGCGGTGGTCGAGCGCGCGGCCGCGTCACCGCGCATCCAGCGCCGGGCGGAACGCGAGGTCGGTCTGGAGGCCCAGGTCACCCTGCTCCGCCACCGGGTCGACCAGCTCGAGCTGAGGCTGGCCGCGCTCGAACGGAAGTGA
- a CDS encoding RNA polymerase sigma factor — MSARQATERTVDTPAPLHVPAEDCPADDELAAGFVSGDEAGLTAAYDRWAPLVYTLARRSLGDAREAEDVTQTVFLAAWRGRAGFHPERGALGAWLVGITRRKIADALTARTRRAELATAVGERMSEPCADSDAQPDAVLDRVLVGRELARLPEAQRRVLVLAFYGDLTQPQIAELTGWPLGTVKSHARRGLHRLGRSLEASGALAS, encoded by the coding sequence ATGAGTGCACGCCAAGCCACCGAGCGCACCGTCGACACCCCCGCCCCGCTGCACGTCCCCGCGGAGGACTGCCCGGCCGACGACGAACTGGCGGCCGGCTTCGTCTCCGGCGACGAGGCAGGCCTGACCGCCGCGTACGACCGGTGGGCGCCCCTGGTGTACACCCTCGCGCGGCGCTCGCTGGGCGACGCCAGGGAAGCGGAGGACGTCACCCAGACCGTTTTCCTCGCCGCCTGGCGGGGTCGTGCCGGCTTCCACCCCGAGCGGGGCGCCCTGGGGGCCTGGCTCGTCGGGATCACCCGCCGCAAGATCGCGGACGCATTGACCGCTCGTACACGGCGGGCCGAACTGGCGACGGCGGTCGGGGAGCGGATGTCCGAGCCGTGCGCCGACAGTGATGCCCAGCCGGACGCGGTGCTCGACCGGGTCCTCGTCGGCCGGGAACTCGCCCGGCTGCCCGAAGCCCAGCGCCGCGTACTCGTCCTCGCCTTCTACGGAGACCTGACGCAACCCCAGATCGCCGAGCTCACCGGCTGGCCCCTGGGCACGGTCAAGAGCCACGCCCGCCGCGGCCTCCACCGACTCGGCAGGTCCCTCGAAGCGAGCGGCGCGTTGGCGTCGTGA
- a CDS encoding MarR family winged helix-turn-helix transcriptional regulator, whose translation MTYLDGAGNDQAREPGDDPRAVALEIADAVEGLADLWAVAAQDAPLRLSLHQLRALRTLESAPGLNLTALAERLDIGMPTASRLCDRLEAAGLLERTSHPHNRREVQLSLTTHGRLVLGEVSDRRARALAAVLGGMDPTDLAALRGGLRAFHMARQLPSSWPGDTDPR comes from the coding sequence GTGACGTACCTCGACGGCGCCGGCAACGATCAGGCGAGGGAGCCGGGCGATGACCCCAGGGCCGTCGCACTGGAGATCGCCGATGCCGTGGAGGGTCTGGCGGACCTGTGGGCGGTGGCCGCTCAGGACGCGCCGCTGCGTTTGTCCCTGCACCAGTTGAGGGCGCTGCGCACTCTGGAGTCGGCACCGGGTCTGAACCTGACGGCTCTGGCCGAGCGTCTGGACATCGGCATGCCCACGGCCAGCCGGCTGTGCGACCGTCTCGAGGCGGCCGGTCTGCTGGAGCGTACGTCCCACCCGCACAACCGCCGCGAGGTGCAGCTGAGTCTCACCACGCACGGCCGGCTGGTGCTGGGCGAGGTGTCGGACCGCAGGGCCAGGGCCCTGGCCGCCGTGCTGGGCGGGATGGATCCCACCGATCTGGCCGCGTTGCGGGGCGGGTTGAGGGCCTTTCACATGGCGCGGCAGCTCCCGTCATCGTGGCCCGGGGACACGGACCCCCGGTGA